The region AGGGGTTGGAGGGTTATTACGGCAAATAGATGTTCTGTTAGAGCTGAAGCTTCTGCGTCAGCAGTTGGATTACCTACTAATAGTCCAAGACAACTTAAACATATACAGATTGATCTTGGCGACCTAGATAGCGTTCGCAATGGGGCTAAAAGTCTTCTAGAGGATTTGGAAAAGCCATTGGATGCTTTGGTTTGTAATGCGGCTGTATATCTTCCTCGTTTAAAAAAACCTTTGAGATCTCCCCAGGGATATGAAATATCAATGGCAACAAATCATTTTGGACATTTTTTATTAATTCAGTTACTTTTAGAAAATCTTAGTAAGTCTTCAAGACCAGTCTGGAAGGGAAGATCTTGGGGAGTGGAATCATCTCGAGTAGTTATCTTAGGAACTGTAACTGCTAACAATAAAGAACTTGGAGGAAAAATCCCAATACCAGCACCTGCTGATCTAGGAAATCTATCTGGCTTTGAAGAAGGATTTTGTGACCCTATATCAATGGCAAGTGGTAAAAAATTCAAACCAGGGAAAGCATATAAAGATAGTAAGTTATGCAATATGATTACAACCCAAGAATTACATAGGAGATTTAATTCTTCTCCAATTCTTTTTAGCTCTCTTTATCCTGGGTGTGTAGCTAATACCAGATTATTTAGAAATACTCCTAAACTCTTTCAGTGGTTGTTCCCCTGGTTTCAGAAATTAATAACTGGAGGTTTTGTAAGTGAAGCGCTTGCTGGGGACAGGGTAGCCCAAGTCGTTTCAGATCCTCAATTTGCTATTTCTGGCGTTCATTGGAGCTGGGGTAATAGACAGCGCAAAGACAGACAACAATTTTCCCAAGAATTGTCCGATCGAGTGACAGATCCAGTGACTTCTAGAAAAGTTTGGGAGTTATCTATGGAATTAGTTGGTCTGAAATAAACCTTTAACCAGTTCTTTAGTCAAATCCAAGTAGATCAAATATTTCACGGTCTTTTAAAGGTTCAGCCTCTAATGGTTCAACATTATCTATCATTTTTTGTGCTAACGAAAGATATTCATTTTGTACTTCGACTACGCCTTCTTCTTCTGCATCCATCTCGAAAATTGTGCACTTTTTAAGCCTTGATTTACGGATGGCATCTACGTTACGGAAATGAGCCATGGTCTTAAGACCTGTTCTTTCATTGAATTTCTCTATCTGATCTAATTCAGCAGAACGGTTTGCTATGACACCTCCTAGACGAACTTTATAATTTTTTGCTTTAGCATTTATTGCTGCGACGATGCGATTCATTGCAAAAATAGAATCAAAATCATTTGCCGTAACAATTAGACAGTAATTTGCATGTTGTAGCGGAGCGGCGAAACCACCGCATACAACATCACCAAGAACATCAAATATAACTACATCAGTATCTTCTAAAAGATGATGCTCTTTTAATAGTTTGACTGTTTGACCTGTGACATAGCCACCACATCCTGTACCCGCTGGAGGTCCACCACTTTCAACGCACATGACGCCATTGAAGCCTTTAAACATAAAGTCTTCAGGTCTTAGTTCTTCACTATGAAAATCTACTTCTTCAAGGATATCTATGACGGTAGGCACCATCTTGTGCGTAAGGGTAAAAGTGCTGTCATGCTTTGGATCACAACCAATTTGAAGAACTTTCTTCCCAAGTTTGGAAAATGCAGCTGATAAATTCGAAGATGTAGTTGATTTACCAATACCTCCTTTGCCATATACAGCAATAACAAGAGCTCCTTCCTGGATTTGTGCTTTTGGGTCTTGTTTTACTTGAACACTACCTTCACCATCCTCCTTACGAGTTATTGTCGAAGTCATTAATCTTTCTCTTTCAAAAGTCGTTGTTTATATTCTTGCAGCCAAATATCTCTTTAGGAAATGTTTGGCGAATTCGATACATTTAACATTAAAAATATATCTTCAAACGAGAATATACATACATTGCACGTTGTAGATACGTATTTTTACTCATGCTTTTAGTTTTCTTTATGGATAAAGAATTGCTCTTTAAGTGCTTTGTAGGCCACAATGTCGTTATTTATTGCAATAGCTAAAGTTACCGTAGCCAGACATTAGGTAACTAAAAAGTAACTAAATGCGAAAGAGATTAAGTGTTTGTTGACGGTTTACCCTTTTTAGATGCAGTTTGAGTATATACATGTATTAAATCTCTATGAGCGGTGCAACGCTCCTTAAAGAATCTGGTCCAAAAGAAGTCTTTTGCGGGCTAACTTCTATTGTTTGGCTTCATAGAAGAATGCCTGATGCTTTCTTCCTTGTTGTGGGTTCTAGAACCTGTGCTCATTTAATTCAAAGTGCAGCAGGCGTAATGATTTTTGCTGAACCGCGTTTTGGTACAGCTATTTTAGAAGAAAGAGATTTAGCTGGATTAGCTGATGCTCATGACGAGTTGAACCGAGTAGTTAAAAATCTTTTAGCTAGACGTCCCGAAATAAAAACTCTTTTTCTTGTTGGTTCTTGCCCAAGCGAAGTAATAAAAATAGATCTTTCAAGGGTTGCCGAAAATCTGAATATCGAACTTAAAGGTCAAGTAACAGTATTGAATTATTCTGGAAGTGGAATAGAAACAACTTTCACGCAAGGCGAAGACGGAGCCTTAAAGGCTTTGATTCCATTAATGCCTAAGAGTGATCAAAAGAAATTACTTTTAGTCGGTACTCTTGCTAATGCCGTGGAGGATCGGTTAATAAGTATTTTTAAGCGACTTGGAATAGATAACGTAGAAAGTTTTCCACCCAGGCAGTCAACAGAATTACCTTCAATTGGTCCTGAAACAAAAGTCCTTCTTACTCAACCCTATTTAACTGATACCGCAAGAGAGCTAAAAAATAAAGGTGCTGAAATAATTGAAGCTCCCTTTCCTCTAGGTGTTACTGGAAGCACATTGTGGATTCAGGCGGCTGCAAATTCATTTGGCATCGATAAATCAATTGTTGATTCAATATTAAATCCATTGATATCAAGAGCAAAGCAAGCTTTAGCTCCTCATGTTGAGAAACTTTCTGGTAAAAAACTCTTTCTTTTACCAGAATCTCAATTAGAAATTCCTCTCGCTAGATTTCTAAGTAATGAGTGTGGAATGGAGATTGTTGAAATAGGAACGCCTTATTTAAATAGAGATTTAATGAAAGCAGAAATAGACTTGCTACCTCCTGAATGTCGTATCGTCGAAGGTCAACACGTAGAGAAACAGTTAGACAGAGTAAGAGATAGTTCACCAGATCTTGTAGTTTGTGGAATGGGACTAGCTAATCCACTTGAGGCAGAGGGGATATCAACCAAATGGTCAATTGAAATGGTTTTCAGCCCAATTCACGGGATTGATCAAGCTTCTGATCTAGCAGAATTGTTCTCAAGGCCACTTCGTAGGCATGACATTTTAAAGCCAAAAACTCTTACATCAAATTAATCTTATGGAATTAACTCTCTGGACATACGAAGGACCTCCGCATATTGGAGCGATGAGGATAGCTACGTCGATGAAAAAACTACATTATGTTTTACATGCCCCTCAAGGGGATACTTACGCTGACCTTCTTTTCACTATGATTGAACGCCGCGGAAGTAGACCACCTGTAACTTATACAACTTTTCAAGCTAGAGATTTAGGCGGTGATACAGCAGAGCTTGTAAAAGGACATATAAAGGAAGCCGTAGACAGGTTTAAGCCAGAGACTCTTTTAGTTGGCGAAAGTTGTACAGCTGAATTAATTCAAGATCAGCCTGGATCATTAGCAAAAGGTATGGGCTTTGATATCCCAATTGTCAGCCTCGAATTACCTGCGTATAGCAAAAAGGAAAACTGGGGTGGATCTGAGACCTTTTATCAAATCGTAAGAACTTTACTCAAAGACCAATCGAATGAATCCAAGCATACGTGGCAGGAGGAAAAAAGAAGACCGAGAGTAAATTTACTTGGCCCAACTTTGCTTGGCTTTAGATGTCGAGATGATGTTTTAGAAATACAAAAATTACTTGGTCAGTACGGGATAGATGTCAATGTTGTAGCGCCATTAGGAGCATCACCGGCAGATATAATGCGAATCCCCAATGCTGATGTGAATGTTTGCCTCTATCCAGAAATAGCGGAGTCAACTTGTATTTGGCTTGAAAGAAATTTAAATATTCCTTTTACAACAACAGTTCCTCTTGGCGTCGGGGCAACCCAGGATTTCCTTAAAGAATTACATGAAGTTTTAGAGATGGAAATCCCTCAATCAGTAAACGAATCTAATAATTCAAAATTAACATGGTACTCGAATTCAGTGGATTCAAATTACTTAACAGGAAAAAGAGTCTTTATTTTTGGGGACGGAACACACGCTCTTGCTGCAGCAAGAATTGCTACTGAGGAACTTGGCTTTAAAGTTGTTGGCCTAGGAACTTATAGTCGTGAAATGGCTAGGAAAGTTCGTCCAGCCGCTAAGGCACTTGGCTTAGAGGCATTGATAACAAATGACTACTTAGAAGTTGAAGATGCGATAAAAGAAACATCTCCAGAGCTAGTCCTTGGTACACAAATGGAGCGACATAGTGCAAAAAGACTTGGCATACCATGTGCAGTAATCAGCACACCAATGCATGTGCAGGATGTACCTGCTCGATATAGCCCTCAGATGGGTTGGGAGGGGGCAAATGTCATTTTTGACGACTGGGTGCATCCCCTGATGATGGGACTCGAGGAACATTTAATTGGAATGTTTAAGCATGACTTTGAATTTGTTGACGGTCATCAAAGTCACTTAGGCCATTTAGGTGGAAAAGGAACTGAAAATATTAATCAAGGAGTTAAAACTACAATTTCGAATGATTCAACAAATACAAGTAATAATCCTATATGGACACATGAAGGTGAAAGAGAACTTTCGAAAATCCCATTTTTCGTTAGAGGTAAAGTAAGGAGAAATACAGAGAATTATGCGCGCCAAGCGGGATGTAGAGAAATCAACGAAGAAACTCTTTATGATGCTAAGGCTCATTATAAAGCCTAATTTGGTCATCCTAATTACGCCAATGAGAACTTTCTTGGCTTGATTTGATTAATCTCCAAACATTTCTTGATAACTTCTTAGCAATAAGACCACCTCTCTCAACTTTTGAGGAGCCTGGTCTAACGCCTAAAAGTTTTGATACTTCTGTAGTGCTTAGTGGGGCTCCTGTTTCTATAGCTAGAGAAGTTAGTTCAAGTCTTTGGCGCAGCTCATATGTATCACATTTTTCGTCTTCTTTTAACCAATTCAAGTCGGCAATACCTTTGTCAGATAATTTTTGCATAAGACTTAATGAGACTAAGCCAAGCGCTTGCTCCGGATTGATTTCAGCGTTTGAGTTATTGTTTTTCGGATCCTTTGGCTGAGGTAAAGACATTCTTCAATCAGATCTATTTATATTGAATTTATCGGCTTAAATTCAGCATGCAAGTCTAAATTGCTGGCTAAAAAGACAATCTTTGAGGTAGTATCCCGCCCATGACAAGATTCGCCACATTTGAAAATAATGAAAGGCGTCTAGGTGGCAGCCAGAGAGTTACTGGTGCAGAAGTAAATGAATATCTTGCTGACGATCCCAAAAGAGTCATAACAACTGACTCGGAAAAATCGTTAGTTGCTCGTCAAGCAAGTCATGTAAAACAAATTGAATTAAGAACATATGTATTCCTAGATTCTTTGCAACCTCAACTTGCGGCTTATATGGGAACTGCAAGTTCAGGCTTTTTACCCATACCTGGTGATGCTTGTCTTTGGATGGAGGTTTCTCCGGGAATGGCTGTGCACAGGGTTACAGATATCGCACTAAAAGCCAGCAATGTTCGATTAGGACAAATGATCGTTGAAAGGGCATTTGGATCACTTGCTCTTTATCACAGAGATCAGAGCACAGTTCTACATTCGGGAGATGTAGTTTTAGATGCAATAGGAAGCACAATTGATAGGAGAACTAATCCTCAAGTTACTTGGACTGAAGTTATTCGAGCTATTACTCCGGATCATGCTGTTTTAATTAATCGCCAAAATAGACGTGGCTCAATGATTCAATCCGGTATGAGTATGTTTATTCTTGAGACTGAACCAGCTGGATATGTTTTGATGGCTGCAAACGAGGCGGAGAAGGCATCAAATATCACAATTGTAGATGTGAAAGGAGTTGGCGCTTTTGGAAGACTCACTTTGGCGGGTAAAGAGGGTGACGTTGAGGAGGCTGCAGCGGCTGCGATGAGATCTATTGATCAAATAAATAGAAATTAATTATTTTTAATTCCTATAGCTTTCAAAAGGTAAGGAGCTAATTCTCTAGCTGCTTTCCCTCTGCTTCCATGTTTTGATAGTTGTGCATTATTTAATTCTCCATAAGTGCAATTAGTTTCACGAACCCAAAATAATGATTCAAATTCCCCATTTGGATAAGCAGGTTTTTTTAAAATTTCACCCCAGCAAATTCCTATTGTATTTTTGATTATCTCTCCACGGTTAGTGCAAAGCACCATTACGCTGCATACTTTTGCGCTTCTATAAGGACTGTCTCCAAGAGCAGTTAGAATCTTCTCTATCTTTTTTTCATTTGTTTCGGCAAGTCGCGCAGAAAAGATACCGGGAGCATTACCAAGAGAATCAATCTCAAGTCCAGAATCATCTGCAATAGTCCAACTGTTTGTTAATGCTGCTGCTGCTTTCGCTTTCAATATTGCATTGTCCAGGTAAGTTTTTCCTGTTTCTTCAACATCTAAAGAACTAGGTTGTTTTTTAACTTCAATTGGTAGCTGCCCAAGCATTGCCTCTATCTCGGCAACCTTCTTGGGATTACCACTAGCAATGGTTATTAGTGGTTTTTTCAAATGGAATAATTTAACTAGTCTTATATAGTCTTACAAGAAGAAGTCAAAAACAATAGTCGTTGAATTTTATAGATGATTTTGAGACAGTTTTTGGGCGAACATTCCAACCCTGACATAGCCAGGAAGCTGTCTCGTGGGTAAAAATAACTACATGAACTTGTTTACGCAATGCAATATCAGTATGTCCTGACTGTTGATCGAACAGTGTTACTCAACTGTCGTAGCAAGGGTGATAAGCTCAGCTTATGAATAAGACTAGAAACTGTAATCAGCGCTATTAGAAAATCCCCTTGACTAATTGCTCTTTGACGGGCCATTGTCCCTCCTGAACATTCCATCCCTTTACAGAAATAGGACATGGCTAGCGAAACAATGGGTATTGCTCTCGGCATGATCGAGACACGCGGATTAGTACCAGCTATTGAAGCTGCTGACGCGATGACCAAGGCAGCAGAAGTGCGCTTGATTGGTCGTGAGTTTGTTGGTGGTGGTTACGTTACAGTTTTAGTTCGCGGAGAAACTGGTGCTGTAAACGCAGCAGTTCGTGCAGGCGCAGACGCTTGTGAGCGTGTAGGTGACGGACTCGTTGCAGCTCACATCATTGCTCGTCCTCATCGTGAAGTTGAGCCAGCTTTGGGTAACGGTAACTTCTTAGGTCAGAAGGACTGAATTTTGACTAAGTCCTAAGAGGAGAGGACTTTTCAAATTTTCAACCTTCTAACTAATTAACAGGAGCTATCAATGGCTAAAAAGTATGATGCTGGAGTTAAGGAGTATAGAGATACTTACTTCACTCCTGATTACGTCCCCCTAGATACTGATCTACTAGCATGTTTTAAATGCACAGGTCAGGAAGGTGTACCAAAGGAAGAAGTTGCAGCAGCTGTTGCGGCTGAATCCTCTACAGGTACATGGTCAACAGTTTGGTCAGAATTACTTGTAGATCTTGAATTCTACAAAGGCCGCTGTTACCGCATTGAAGATGTCCCTGGTGACAAGGATGCCTTCTATGCATTTATTGCATATCCGTTAGACCTTTTTGAAGAAGGATCTATAACTAACGTTTTGACATCACTTGTTGGAAACGTCTTTGGTTTTAAAGCCTTGCGACATCTTCGTCTTGAAGATATTCGCTTCCCAATGGCATTTATCAAGACCTGCGGCGGACCACCTAGTGGAATCGTAGTTGAACGTGATCGTCTTAATAAATACGGTCGTCCATTACTTGGTTGTACTATTAAGCCAAAACTTGGTCTTTCAGGTAAAAACTACGGTCGTGTTGTTTACGAATGCCTTCGTGGCGGTCTTGACCTAACTAAAGATGATGAGAATATCAATTCTCAGCCATTCCAGCGTTGGAGAGAGCGTTTTGAATTTGTTGCTGAAGCTGTAAAGCTAGCTCAACAGGAGACTGGTGAAGTTAAAGGTCACTACCTGAATTGCACAGCAACTACTCCTGAAGAGATGTATAAGCGTGCTGAGTTCGCTAAAGAACTTGACATGCCAATCATCATGCATGACTACATCACTGGTGGTTTTACTGCTAATACTGGTCTTGCTAATTGGTGCCGTGAAAATGGCATGCTTCTTCATATTCACCGTGCTATGCATGCGGTTATCGACCGTCATCCTCAGCATGGTATCCACTTCAGAGTTCTTGCTAAGTGTTTGCGTCTATCTGGCGGAGATCAACTTCATACAGGAACAGTTGTTGGAAAACTAGAAGGAGACCGTCAAACAACTCTCGGTTATATCGATAACTTACGTGAATCCTTTGTTCCTGAAGACCGTACTCGCGGTAACTTCTTTGATCAAGATTGGGGTTCTATGCCTGGTGTATTTGCTGTGGCATCTGGTGGTATTCATGTTTGGCATATGCCAGCATTGCTTGCAATCTTTGGAGATGATTCATGTCTCCAGTTTGGAGGTGGTACTCATGGACACCCTTGGGGATCAGCTGCTGGTGCGGCTGCGAACCGAGTAGCTCTAGAAGCATGTGTGAAAGCGCGTAATGCAGGTAGAGAAATCGAAAAAGAAAGTCGCGATATCCTTCTAGAAGCTGCAAAGCATAGCCCTGAATTGGCAATTGCTCTTGAGACATGGAAGGAGATTAAGTTCGAATTCGATACAGTCGATAAACTCGACGTTCAGTAGAAAAGATAAAGAGGTGACATTTTAAGTTGCCTCTAACTTTCTTAAATTCATCAGTCGATATTTAAATCGACTTTCACTCATTCACTAACTTAAGTTCACCATGCCTTTCCAGAGCACAGTAGGTGACTATCAAACAGTCGCCACCCTGGAAACATTCGGCTTCTTACCGCCGATGACCCAGGACGAAATCTACGATCAAATCGCTTATATCATTGCTCAGGGTTGGAGCCCAGTTATTGAGCATGTTCAACCAAGTGGTTCAATGCAGACCTATTGGTCTTATTGGAAATTACCTTTCTTTGGTGAGAAAGATTTAAATTTGGTTGTTAGCGAGTTAGAAGCTTGCCATAGAGCATATCCTGACCATCATGTTCGTATCGTTGGATATGACGCATATACACAAAGTCAAGGTACTTGCTTTGTAGTTTTCCAAGGCCGCTAAATAATTAGGCTTTGATAAAATTAGCCTCAAAAATTTTTTGGGGCTAGTCATTCTTTAGAGAATTTTAATTTATTTTTTGTAACCTCTCCATTGGGTTGATATGGCAAAACAAACAAGTCGACAATTAGTTCTTGAACGCCGCCAGGCTCTAAGTCAAGGAGGTAAAAATGCTTCTGTTAAAGGCTCTACGGCTAATAGAGTGCGTTCTTCTGGTGATGCGAGAGCTACGAGGACAAACTCTGGTTTTGTGAAACCCAATAAATCTATGGCTAATTCAAATAATTCTTCCTCTCAACCAAGTACTAGTAGTTTTCAATTAAGTACTTCTGGTAGCTCAAGTAGTTCAAGATCATATAGAAGTTCTGTAGCACAACCAAGTCGTCAACTTGTTATTGCAAGAAGAGAAGCATTGTCACGTAGAGGAAAATCTGCAGATAATAGTAAAGATATAACTCGAGTTGATGTTGAGAGGAAAAAGGTTCAAAACTCTCCTTCTTATGAACCAAAAAAGGCTGAACATTGTTGTCCAGAATGTGAGCAAAAATCTTTACAGGAGACTAGTAATACAATTTCAAAGCCAGAAGTCAGCTTGAAATTAAATAAAAGAGCAAGTGATCACCGTTCAACTGTTAAAAGAAAAGCAATTACGAATTCAAGTAGAGCTTTTGTCCTGGCTCGAAGAGAAGCCTTATCAAAGCACGGTAAATCTGCTGGAAAACAACCAACAACAGCTGCATCTGTTGCGAGGCAAGGTAATCCAGATCTAACAACTAAGGAAATAGCTCAAAGAGTAAGAGAACTTAAAAGTAAAACTGGTGCAACTGGATCAAAACGTACTTCAGTAACTCGACCTTGTGGTCCCAATAAAAATGGTGCAAAGCAAAATGCTAGTGCTCCTGATGCTCATTGGAAAGTAGGAATGAGTGAGACCGCAACTGGTCAACTTGTTACTGGAACTCAAGCAAATAGATCTATAAAAACTACTGGTAATGAAGCAAGTACTTGCCGATCAATAACAGGTACTCAGTATCTTGGTTCAGAAGTTATTGATTCTTTCTGTAATGGTTCAAATACTCCTATAAGCCAGCCAGCAAAAGTAGGTGTTACGAATACAACTCATGGAAATTTAGTAACGGGTAACGAGGTTGGTAGATCAGAAAAAGTTACTGGTGATGAGCCTGGTACTTGTAAAAACCTTACTGGTACAGAATATATTTCTGCTAATCAATCCAATCAGTATTGCGGAGGAGTTAACCCTTCACCATCAAAAATTGGCTATAGCCAAACTATTGATGGTCAAAATGTCAGTGGAACTATGACAGGAAGGTCAGCTTTAGTTACCGGAAATGAAGCAGGATCAAATAAAGGTTTAACTGGCGATCAGTATTTAGGTTCTGATCCACTACCTTCTGGTAGACCAGCAGAAAAGGTTAGCTCATTAACTACAATTCGTGGGACCGGAGTAACTGGCACTGATGTCTCGAGAAAAGAGAATGTTACTGGCAATGAGGCTGGTAGTTGTAAGAATGTGACGGGAGATGAGTATGTGGGCTCTGGGCAATATGATGCTTTTTGTGGAAGCAAGCCTGCTCCTGATCCAGGAAAAGTTGGTCTAAGTATTACTAATAAAACTCAATCTGTTAGTGGAACTATGACAGGAAGATCGCAGCTTGTAACAGGAGATGAACCTGGTACTTGTAAAGCAGTAACAGGTACTCCCTATGCTGGACTGGAGCAAGCAAATCAGTGGTGTGATAAAGCAGCTTCTTCAGAGATAGAAGCTAGAACTCCTAGAAAAGTTGCTACTCCTGGAGCAAGATTGACTGGTCAGCAGCCAGGTATAGGTGGGAAAATGACAGGTGCTCATAAAGGTGCCTGTGAGCCTTTAACTGGAACTCCATATGTTGGCGGTGATCAATTGGTAGATAATTGTGGTTTATCAAATATTCCCGAAGGTTATGCTCACCAGGAAAATACTGAAAAAGCAGCTGCATGGACAAGTTTCAGCGTGAAATCTCCAGCAAGGCAAGCTCATATTCAAAATGAAATAAATGCAGGTGTAACAGGTACGAGCTACGAAGATAGCTCAAGAATTACTGGCCCATTCGACATGGCTGCAAATAAAGTGACTGGTACTGAACAATTTCGCTTTGACAGAAAACCATCAAATTCTCAGAATAATAAAGTTGATCAAATAGTCAATGAAGAAGCTAAGCAACGCCCAACCTCACAAATAACAGGAGAAGGACAATCTGCAGGATTGAATATAACTGGTGATGATTGGGCTAGAGGAGAACATGTCACTGGAACAGAAGGTGCCTCTGCTAAGCGTAGAAATCCTTCACGTCCAGGACCAATGAGTGCAATGAAAGCATCTGAATTAAAGAGAAACGAAGAAGTTCCTGAACCAGATTTCCTAATCACTGGCTCTAGTGGTAACACAAGGGATGGTCAACTGGTTACTTTCTCTGGTGGAGCAAGGGGTTAAAAAGTAGATGGCCTATCGTAATTTGGCCAAGAAATCTCTTCGTGGGCCAACAGCTCCTATGAAGAGATTTGTCGACCTAGAAAACCAGGGCTTGAATTCTGAAGTAATTAAGACTACTAATTCTTTCTCTGATGAAATAAAAACCATTAGCTCTTTTTCCAAGGATCATCCATTAACTAATTCTCAAGAAAATCAGAAGTTAAATCAATACGAAAAAAAGGTTAAAGGTCGATTTGATAATATTGTCCCTCTTCTAAAAAGAGTCTCTAGTCTTCAAAATGATTTGAATTTTGTAGAAAGAGCTCAAAAT is a window of Prochlorococcus marinus str. MIT 0917 DNA encoding:
- a CDS encoding BMC domain-containing protein — protein: MASETMGIALGMIETRGLVPAIEAADAMTKAAEVRLIGREFVGGGYVTVLVRGETGAVNAAVRAGADACERVGDGLVAAHIIARPHREVEPALGNGNFLGQKD
- a CDS encoding ferredoxin:protochlorophyllide reductase (ATP-dependent) subunit B — its product is MELTLWTYEGPPHIGAMRIATSMKKLHYVLHAPQGDTYADLLFTMIERRGSRPPVTYTTFQARDLGGDTAELVKGHIKEAVDRFKPETLLVGESCTAELIQDQPGSLAKGMGFDIPIVSLELPAYSKKENWGGSETFYQIVRTLLKDQSNESKHTWQEEKRRPRVNLLGPTLLGFRCRDDVLEIQKLLGQYGIDVNVVAPLGASPADIMRIPNADVNVCLYPEIAESTCIWLERNLNIPFTTTVPLGVGATQDFLKELHEVLEMEIPQSVNESNNSKLTWYSNSVDSNYLTGKRVFIFGDGTHALAAARIATEELGFKVVGLGTYSREMARKVRPAAKALGLEALITNDYLEVEDAIKETSPELVLGTQMERHSAKRLGIPCAVISTPMHVQDVPARYSPQMGWEGANVIFDDWVHPLMMGLEEHLIGMFKHDFEFVDGHQSHLGHLGGKGTENINQGVKTTISNDSTNTSNNPIWTHEGERELSKIPFFVRGKVRRNTENYARQAGCREINEETLYDAKAHYKA
- a CDS encoding non-canonical purine NTP pyrophosphatase, producing the protein MKKPLITIASGNPKKVAEIEAMLGQLPIEVKKQPSSLDVEETGKTYLDNAILKAKAAAALTNSWTIADDSGLEIDSLGNAPGIFSARLAETNEKKIEKILTALGDSPYRSAKVCSVMVLCTNRGEIIKNTIGICWGEILKKPAYPNGEFESLFWVRETNCTYGELNNAQLSKHGSRGKAARELAPYLLKAIGIKNN
- a CDS encoding protochlorophyllide reductase translates to MALVQAAPGTVLITGTTSGVGLYATKSLVDRGWRVITANRCSVRAEASASAVGLPTNSPRQLKHIQIDLGDLDSVRNGAKSLLEDLEKPLDALVCNAAVYLPRLKKPLRSPQGYEISMATNHFGHFLLIQLLLENLSKSSRPVWKGRSWGVESSRVVILGTVTANNKELGGKIPIPAPADLGNLSGFEEGFCDPISMASGKKFKPGKAYKDSKLCNMITTQELHRRFNSSPILFSSLYPGCVANTRLFRNTPKLFQWLFPWFQKLITGGFVSEALAGDRVAQVVSDPQFAISGVHWSWGNRQRKDRQQFSQELSDRVTDPVTSRKVWELSMELVGLK
- a CDS encoding ferredoxin:protochlorophyllide reductase (ATP-dependent) subunit N; its protein translation is MSGATLLKESGPKEVFCGLTSIVWLHRRMPDAFFLVVGSRTCAHLIQSAAGVMIFAEPRFGTAILEERDLAGLADAHDELNRVVKNLLARRPEIKTLFLVGSCPSEVIKIDLSRVAENLNIELKGQVTVLNYSGSGIETTFTQGEDGALKALIPLMPKSDQKKLLLVGTLANAVEDRLISIFKRLGIDNVESFPPRQSTELPSIGPETKVLLTQPYLTDTARELKNKGAEIIEAPFPLGVTGSTLWIQAAANSFGIDKSIVDSILNPLISRAKQALAPHVEKLSGKKLFLLPESQLEIPLARFLSNECGMEIVEIGTPYLNRDLMKAEIDLLPPECRIVEGQHVEKQLDRVRDSSPDLVVCGMGLANPLEAEGISTKWSIEMVFSPIHGIDQASDLAELFSRPLRRHDILKPKTLTSN
- a CDS encoding BMC domain-containing protein; translated protein: MTRFATFENNERRLGGSQRVTGAEVNEYLADDPKRVITTDSEKSLVARQASHVKQIELRTYVFLDSLQPQLAAYMGTASSGFLPIPGDACLWMEVSPGMAVHRVTDIALKASNVRLGQMIVERAFGSLALYHRDQSTVLHSGDVVLDAIGSTIDRRTNPQVTWTEVIRAITPDHAVLINRQNRRGSMIQSGMSMFILETEPAGYVLMAANEAEKASNITIVDVKGVGAFGRLTLAGKEGDVEEAAAAAMRSIDQINRN
- the bchL gene encoding ferredoxin:protochlorophyllide reductase (ATP-dependent) iron-sulfur ATP-binding protein codes for the protein MTSTITRKEDGEGSVQVKQDPKAQIQEGALVIAVYGKGGIGKSTTSSNLSAAFSKLGKKVLQIGCDPKHDSTFTLTHKMVPTVIDILEEVDFHSEELRPEDFMFKGFNGVMCVESGGPPAGTGCGGYVTGQTVKLLKEHHLLEDTDVVIFDVLGDVVCGGFAAPLQHANYCLIVTANDFDSIFAMNRIVAAINAKAKNYKVRLGGVIANRSAELDQIEKFNERTGLKTMAHFRNVDAIRKSRLKKCTIFEMDAEEEGVVEVQNEYLSLAQKMIDNVEPLEAEPLKDREIFDLLGFD
- a CDS encoding form I ribulose bisphosphate carboxylase large subunit, with amino-acid sequence MAKKYDAGVKEYRDTYFTPDYVPLDTDLLACFKCTGQEGVPKEEVAAAVAAESSTGTWSTVWSELLVDLEFYKGRCYRIEDVPGDKDAFYAFIAYPLDLFEEGSITNVLTSLVGNVFGFKALRHLRLEDIRFPMAFIKTCGGPPSGIVVERDRLNKYGRPLLGCTIKPKLGLSGKNYGRVVYECLRGGLDLTKDDENINSQPFQRWRERFEFVAEAVKLAQQETGEVKGHYLNCTATTPEEMYKRAEFAKELDMPIIMHDYITGGFTANTGLANWCRENGMLLHIHRAMHAVIDRHPQHGIHFRVLAKCLRLSGGDQLHTGTVVGKLEGDRQTTLGYIDNLRESFVPEDRTRGNFFDQDWGSMPGVFAVASGGIHVWHMPALLAIFGDDSCLQFGGGTHGHPWGSAAGAAANRVALEACVKARNAGREIEKESRDILLEAAKHSPELAIALETWKEIKFEFDTVDKLDVQ
- a CDS encoding ribulose bisphosphate carboxylase small subunit — translated: MPFQSTVGDYQTVATLETFGFLPPMTQDEIYDQIAYIIAQGWSPVIEHVQPSGSMQTYWSYWKLPFFGEKDLNLVVSELEACHRAYPDHHVRIVGYDAYTQSQGTCFVVFQGR